One genomic window of Calonectris borealis chromosome 27, bCalBor7.hap1.2, whole genome shotgun sequence includes the following:
- the TCIM gene encoding transcriptional and immune response regulator, giving the protein MKAKRSYKTPAMSTSLRVSPSVHGYRFDTALRKKAVANIFESINEESLQKLFKNSGDKKAEERAKIILATDQDLEEKTRALMALKQRRKDKLLQFLTFRKYSIKVH; this is encoded by the coding sequence atgaaagcaaagagaagctACAAAACTCCAGCCATGTCCACATCCCTGCGAGTGAGCCCCTCGGTCCACGGCTACCGCTTTGACACAGCCCTGCGCAAGAAAGCCGTGGCCAACATCTTCGAAAGCATCAACGAAGAGTCCCTACAGAAACTCTTCAAAAACTCCGGGGACAAGAAGGCAGAGGAAAGAGCCAAGATAATCCTCGCCACCGACCAGGACTTGGAGGAGAAAACGAGAGCGCTAATGGCACTAAAGCAGAGGCGAAAAGACAAGCTGCTCCAGTTCCTGACATTTCGGAAATACTCCATTAAAGTTCACTGA